The following are from one region of the Fusarium keratoplasticum isolate Fu6.1 chromosome 4, whole genome shotgun sequence genome:
- a CDS encoding R3H domain-containing protein, which produces MSEQGGGQGSSQVQNQSQNEGRASGSRGGSRGGRRRGRGGRNRGQGNQSTTSGSRGGRNAASQATAADGTDATPSTTPQVEQPASSAPESSASSRGRRNRRGQRGGSHGSENRGRGGFRVGPHRQFGGRLTTTTEEPAQATSQDQSLSADAPEFVPGQPVAPRSAPESSSAQSQPPTQPRSKGGRSRSDRKQGRPKQDVPKSTASDLWQRIQEDISNWNYECRICADDVTRKSYVWSCTICWTVVHLKCAHQWWSTSMKVDEATGDKSWRCPGCNSSLTGEPGDYQCWCGKDLNPSHNSLLPPHSCGQTCSKPRTTCSHPCTLQCHPGPCPPCNVLSPPEPCYCGKHTLRKNCRDTDYYNGWSCREPCGDLLSCGEHECSQICHPGVCGTCEVAVKARCYCGRVEKEMECFKQDEVCDSYDPTNDSWFQGSFSCENSCGRAYDCGIHRCETSCHPQDELPAHCPFSPDVVTHCPCGKTPLKDLVDHPRQSCEEHIPHCERVCEKKLKCGHTCQSLCHTGDCDPCMQVMDIDCRCGRVTAPSICHEGDIQHPLCFKVCQATRNCGRHRCGEHCCPGEKKAAQRVAQQKKQRSGVDSIQVEAEHICVQVCGRPLKCGSHFCEQLCHRGACQSCPEAVWTEISCNCGATVLQPPQPCGTRQPYCTSKCRRQTACGHPSVEHQCHPDDVECPPCAYLTEKVCACGKTTFHNKPCHLQQVHCGEICGQKLQCGLHTCRKLCHRPGECGDAREGCEQVCGKTKLLCNHTCQNVCHGQTPCNESTACQKKMVVQCPCGNYKKEFKCLTSTSNPTPSRPELRCDEECERLDRNRRLAAALNIDPASHTNDHVPFSDNTLKLYKQFPSWGDSQERHFRVFAANPDEVRLRYEPMRNESRQFLHLLAEDFGLESKSEDYGSNRSVVVWKTDKFVSAPPKTLAQCVKIRAAQAAEAAAAAALRPPSPPPFDSEPFNSMVLTEPRFGLTIDEVTTALASDLASLQGFSFKTDFLNDEVLIKATAQYSAFLTPAPVEKSLAALKPRIEQTIRSQKLAEGVLLCHSDDKGAVTRREVLRRPGAGGWSAVAGRAASKPTSSSSTPAPEDSIKPGRKLLGLKKKKPQQPEAGKVWAALDGDVEC; this is translated from the exons ATGTCGGAGCAGGGGGGAGGACAGGGTTCGAGCCAGGTTCAGAATCAGTCCCAGAATGAAGGTCGAGCATCAGGATCGAGAGGGGGCTCACGTGGTGGACGTCGTAGGGGAAGAGGTGGCCGGAACCGCGGTCAAGGGAATCAATCCACCACATCAGGCTCCCGAGGTGGTAGAAACGCCGCCTCTCAGGCCACCGCTGCTGATGGTACTGATGCTACACCTTCAACCACACCCCAGGTGGAGCAGCCCGCCTCTTCCGCACCTGAAAGTTCAGCATCATCTAGAGGCCGACGGAATCGGCGCGGTCAGCGAGGCGGTTCTCACGGTTCAGAGaaccgaggaagaggaggattcCGCGTGGGACCTCATCGGCAATTCGGTGGCCGCTTGACCACCACAACGGAAGAACCGGCTCAAGCAACTTCCCAGGATCAGTCATTGAGTGCAGACGCTCCCGAGTTTGTCCCCGGGCAACCCGTTGCTCCACGAAG TGCACCGGAGTCAAGCTCGGCTCAGTCTCAGCCTCCGACCCAGCCGCGCTCTAAGGGAGGTCGATCTCGGTCTGATCGGAAACAGGGGAGGCCAAAGCAGGACGTTCCTAAGTCGACTGCCTCCGACCTTTGGCAACGGATCCAGGAGGACATTAGCAACTGGAACTACGAATGCCGAATCTGCGCCGATGACGTTACCCGCAAAAGTTATGTCTGGTCGTGCACCATTTGCTGGACCGTCGTCCATCTCAAGTGTGCTCATCAATGGTGGAGCACCTCGATGAAGGTGGACGAGGCCACCGGCGATAAGTCATGGCGTTGTCCCGGTTGCAACTCAAGCCTGACTGGCGAGCCCGGTGATTATCAGTGTTGGTGCGGCAAAGATCTCAACCCCAGTCACAACAGCCTCTTGCCCCCTCACTCATGTGGACAGACATGTTCTAAACCACGGACGACTTGCTCACATCCCTGTACCCTTCAGTGCCATCCTGGGCCCTGTCCACCTTGCAATGTGCTAAGCCCTCCCGAGCCTTGCTACTGTGGTAAGCACACGCTTCGCAAGAATTGCAGAGATACCGACTACTACAACGGTTGGAGTTGCCGAGAGCCATGTGGCGATTTGCTATCTTGTGGAGAGCACGAATGCTCGCAGATCTGCCACCCAGGTGTCTGTGGAACCTGCGAGGTGGCAGTGAAGGCTAGGTGCTATTGTGGACGagttgagaaggagatggaaTGCTTCAAGCAGGATGAGGTCTGCGACTCCTACGATCCTACCAACGATTCTTGGTTCCAGGGCTCTTTCAGCTGCGAAAATTCCTGCGGAAGGGCCTACGACTGTGGAATTCATCGCTGTGAGACGTCTTGTCACCCACAGGATGAGCTTCCGGCTCACTGCCCCTTCTCCCCGGACGTGGTAACCCATTGTCCTTGCGGAAAGACACCGCTCAAGGATCTCGTGGACCACCCGCGCCAATCTTGCGAGGAGCATATTCCTCACTGCGAGAGAGTCtgcgagaagaagctcaagtgTGGCCACACATGCCAGTCATTGTGTCACACTGGAGATTGTGACCCTTGTATGCAGGTCATGGATATAGATTGTCGGTGTGGCCGAGTCACCGCCCCGTCCATCTGCCATGAGGGGGATATCCAACACCCCCTGTGCTTCAAGGTGTGTCAGGCAACTCGGAACTGCGGGCGGCATCGATGTGGAGAGCACTGCTGCCCGGGTGAAAAGAAGGCAGCGCAGAGGGTCGcccagcagaagaagcagcgTTCTGGTGTCGACTCTATTCAGGTTGAAGCTGAGCACATCTGTGTTCAGGTCTGTGGAAGGCCACTCAAGTGTGGTAGCCACTTCTGTGAGCAGCTCTGCCATCGTGGAGCTTGCCAGAGCTGTCCTGAAGCTGTATGGACCGAGATCAGCTGCAACTGCGGTGCAACGGttcttcagcctcctcaaccctGTGGGACTCGCCAGCCATATTGCACATCAAAGTGCAGGCGCCAGACCGCTTGTGGTCATCCCTCTGTTGAGCATCAGTGTCATCCTGATGACGTTGAATGCCCTCCTTGCGCCTATCTAACTGAGAAGGTATGCGCCTGTGGGAAGACGACTTTTCACAACAAGCcttgccatctccaacagGTTCACTGCGGCGAGATCTGTGGGCAGAAGCTTCAATGCGG TCTTCACACCTGTAGGAAGCTTTGCCACCGCCCTGGAGAGTGCGGCGATGCTCGAGAGGGCTGCGAGCAAGTCTGTGGAAAGACGAAACTGCTCTGCAATCACACTTGCCAGAATGTCTGCCATGGCCAGACTC CCTGCAACGAGTCTACTGCCTgccagaagaagatggtTGTCCAGTGCCCCTGCGGTAACTACAAAAAGGAGTTCAAGTGCCTCACGAGCACCAGCAACCCGACTCCAAGCCGCCCAGAGCTTAGATGCGACGAAGAATGTGAACGCCTGGACCGTAACCGTCGCCTTGCCGCAGCTCTCAACATCGATCCTGCGTCACACACCAACGACCATGTCCCCTTCTCAGACAACACGCTGAAGCTGTACAAGCAGTTCCCCTCTTGGGGCGACAGCCAGGAACGACATTTCCGCGTCTTTGCTGCTAACCCAGATGAGGTTCGTCTCCGATATGAGCCCATGCGTAATGAGTCCCGCCAGTTCTTGCACCTCCTGGCTGAAGACTTTGGCCTCGAGAGCAAGAGCGAGGATTATGGTTCGAATCGATCTGTCGTTGTCTGGAAGACGGACAAGTTCGTATCTGCTCCGCCCAAGACGCTCGCCCAGTGTGTCAAGATCCGTGCCGCTCAGGCTGCCGaagccgctgccgctgcggcCCTTCGTCCCCCGAGCCCACCCCCCTTTGATAGCGAGCCTTTCAACAGCATGGTCCTCACCGAGCCTCGCTTTGGTCTGACCATTGACGAAGTCACAACCGCACTCGCTTCAGACCTTGCATCCCTGCAGGGCTTCTCGTTCAAGACTGACTTCCTTAACGATGAGGTTCTCATCAAGGCTACTGCGCAGTACTCAGCCTTCCTCACACCCGCCCCAGTCGAAAAGAGCCTTGCTGCTCTGAAGCCACGCATCGAGCAGACGATCCGCAGCCAGAAGCTCGCCGAGGGTGTGCTGCTCTGCCACTCGGACGACAAGGGCGCCGTCACCCGCCGCGAGGTACTCCGCCGACCGGGCGCAGGGGGATGGAGCGCCGTGGCTGGGCGGGCGGCGTCCAAgcccacctcctcctcttccacgcCGGCGCCCGAGGACTCGATCAAGCCCGGCCGCAAGCTGCTCGGGcttaagaagaagaagccacaGCAGCCCGAGGCGGGCAAAGTGTGGGCGGCACTTGATGGGGATGTAGAATGCTAG
- a CDS encoding Hydrolase-4 domain-containing protein — protein MPSKTGRTNMASSNPPPSPTSSSYLEQTVSILTSVAGYMRLPALASTGIAAVLTSLLYFKQKALIYPSHIPANSRSDVPKPSDFGIKNFEELYIPTDDGEKLSAYYIRGPRGHKNSNVTILMFHGNAGNIGHRLPIARMIINYIGCNVFMLEYRGYGSSTGEPDESGLNIDAQTGLNYLRQRAETRDHKLIVYGQSLGGAVSIKLVAKNQDSGAITGLILENTFLSIRKLIPSVVPPAKYLTLLCHQVWPSESILPSINKVPTLFISGLQDEIVPPRHMKQLYEISTAPTKRWKPLPGGDHNSSVLEEGYFEAMSDFIAEVTGDSPREKTRI, from the exons ATGCCCAGCAAAACCGGCCGAACAAACATGGCCAGCTCCAACCCTCCTCCGTCGCCAACCTCGTCCAGCTACCTCGAGCAGACCGTGTCGATACTGACGTCGGTCGCCGGCTACATGCGTCTGCCCGCGTTGGCTTCCACG GGCATCGCCGCCGTCCTCACCTCGCTGCTGTACTTTAAGCAAAA GGCATTGATTTATCCGAGCCACATTCCCGCAAACTCTCGCTCCGACGTTCCCAAACCTTCTGACTTTGGCATCAAAAACTTCGAGGAGTTGTATATCCCAaccgacgatggcgagaagctctcgGCCTACTACATCCGGGGCCCTCGTGGCCACAAGAACTCCAATGTCACCATTTTGATGTTTCATGGGAATGCTGGGAACATCGGCCACCGATTACCCATTGCTCGCATGATCATCAACTATATTGGTTGCAATGTGTTTATGCTGGAGTATAGAGGCTACGGCTCTTCGACCGGCGAGCCCGACGAGTCTGGTTTGAACATTGACGCTCAAACGGGGCTGAACTATCTTCGGCAGCGGGCCGAGACACGAGATCACAAGCTCATCGTCTACGGTCAGAGCCTGGGGGGTGCCGTCAGCATCAAGCTGGTGGCCAAGAACCAGGACTCGGGTGCTATTACAGGCCTGATCCTCGAGAACACGTTTCTCTCCATCCGGAAGCTTATCCCTTCCGTTGTGCCTCCTGCCAAATACCTCACCCTGCTATGCCACCAGGTCTGGCCCAGCGAGTCGATACTACCCAGTATCAACAAGGTGCCGACCCTCTTCATCAGTGGCTTGCAGGATGAGATCGTCCC ACCACGGCACATGAAGCAACTGTACGAGATCTCCACGGCACCCACCAAGCGGTGGAAGCCCCTGCCCGGTGGTGACCACAACTCGAGCGTTCTCGAAGAAGGTTACTTCGAGGCCATGTCAGATTTCATCGCCGAGGTGACAGGCGACTCACCACGGGAGAAGACACGCATATAG